Within the Kineococcus rhizosphaerae genome, the region GCGTCCGGACCCCGGTCGGCGCCTGAGGACCGGGGGCCGGCGGGGGAGTGCTTGACTACGACGGTGGACACCCCCGCCGCCTCGGAGCCGGGGACCACGCGGCTCATGCAGATCGGTGAGGTCGCCGAACGGGTCCAGCTCTCCCACCGCACCGTGCGCCACTACGACGACGAGGGCCTGCTCACCCCCACCCGCAGCGCCGGCAACTTCCGCCTCTACACCGAGGCCGACGTGCAGCGCCTGCTGCTGATCCGGCAGATGAAGCCGCTGGGTTTCTCCCTGGACGACATGCGTCACCTCATCGCCGTCCTGGACGAGCTGACCGCGACCCCCGGTGACGAGCAGCGCGTCCGGGAGCTGCGGACCTTCGTCGCCACCGCTCAGGAACGCCGGGACCGGCTCGCCCAGCAGGTGCGAACCGCCGACGCCTGGCTGGAGGACCTGCGCTCGCGGCTGTGAGGCGGTCCGCCCCGGTGCTCCTGCGCCGGGTGGGGCGGCCGCCTCAGCGCCCGCTGCGGCGCCGGGCGCACCGGCGGGCCTGCACGGCGAAGGCGAGGGCGGCGAGGGTGAAGGCCGCCGCGGGCAGGTAGCCGAGGGTCTTCCCGCCGCCGAGGGCCTGGACCCACGACGGCAGCGAGATCGCCAGGAAGGCGACCGCCAGGGCGATCCAGGTGACGGGCCGGTCCGTGGGGGCCACCGCCGGCGGCGTGCGTCGCTGCGTCATGCCCCGACCCTGCCGCGCGAGGCGCCCGGTCCCCATCCCCCGTCGGTCGCGGTCGGGTCCGACGTGCGGGGGACGCACGGGGGCCCCGCCCCTACTGCACGAGCTCGGCGCGCGCCTCGTCGGCGGCGACGAGCTCGGCGTACCTGCCGCCCGCGGCGAGGAGCTCGGCGTGGCTGCCGCGTTCGACGACGCGGCCGTGGTCGAGCACCGCGATCTGGTCGGCGCCGCGGACGGTGGACAGCCGGTGCGCGATGGTGATGGTCGTCCGGCCGCTGGACAGCTCGGCCAGGGCCCCGGCCATCGCCCGCTCGGTGCGGGTGTCCAGGGCCGAGGTGGCCTCGTCGAGCAGCAGCACCGGCGGGTCGCGCAGCACGGTGCGGGCCAGGGCGATGCGCTGCTTCTCCCCGCCGGAGAAGCGGTAGCCGCGTTCGCCCACGACGGTGTCGTAGCCCTGCGGCAGGGCGCTGAGCACGTCGTCGATCTGTGCGATCCGCGCCGCGCGCCGCAGCTCGTCGTCGGTGGCGCCGGGCCGGGCGAACCGCAGGTTGTCGGCGACGGAGGCGTGCAGCAGGAACGTCTCCTGCGTGACGACGCCGACGGCGTCCGACAGCGAGCGCGCGGTCAGGTCGCGCACGTCGACGCCGTCGACCGTCACGGCCCCGGAGTCCACGTCGTACAGCCGGGCCAGCAGGTACCCCAGCGTCGTCTTGCCCGACCCCGTCGCGCCGACGACCGCCAGCGACGACCCTGCGGGGACGTCGAGGGTGATCCCCTCCACCGTGGGCCGGTCGGCGCCGGGGTAGGAGAACGACACGTCCTGGAACCGGACGTGCCCGGCGGGGGCGGCCAGGGTGCGCGCCCCGGGCTTCTCCTCGACCTCCACGGGGGTGTCGAGGTACTCGAAGACCCGCGTGAACAGGGCCATCGAGGCGTGCAACCGGACGACGATGCGCAGCAGCGCCCCCAGCGGCCGGAACAGCTGCCCCTGCAGGGTGACGAGGGCCACGAGCGTCCCGATGCTCAGGGCGGTGCCGGTGCCGCGGATCCAGCCGCCGAGCAGGTACGTCAGGGCGGGGACGGCGGCCATCGTCAGCGTGATGAGCGACCACTGCCAGCGACCGGCCATCTCCGAGCCCACCTCCAGGCGGGCGACGTCGTCGGACTGGCGCGTGAACCGCTGCACGACCTCGGGGGTCCGCCCGGTCGTGCGCGTCAGCAGGACCCCGGAGATCGACAGGGTCTCCTCGACGGTGGCGGACATGTCCGCGAGCTGGCGCTGGCGCTGGGCGGTGATGCGCCGGCGCAGCCGGCCGACGCGGCGGTTCAGCCACACAGAGAAGGGCAGGACGACGA harbors:
- a CDS encoding MerR family transcriptional regulator, producing MQIGEVAERVQLSHRTVRHYDDEGLLTPTRSAGNFRLYTEADVQRLLLIRQMKPLGFSLDDMRHLIAVLDELTATPGDEQRVRELRTFVATAQERRDRLAQQVRTADAWLEDLRSRL
- a CDS encoding ABC transporter ATP-binding protein translates to MRGDPERDPYRPGKADTTGLDRPRKDEVARVLHLFRPHTRTLSVVAVLIAASAVAGVASPFLIREVVDVALPRGDVRLLAWLAAGLVGIVAVSTALDVVQGLLTTRVGQAVMHGLRTSLYTHLQRMSLGFFARTRTGEVQSRIANDIGAMQTVVTSTGADLVQNLATVVVTVVAMLALDWRLALFSFVVLPFSVWLNRRVGRLRRRITAQRQRQLADMSATVEETLSISGVLLTRTTGRTPEVVQRFTRQSDDVARLEVGSEMAGRWQWSLITLTMAAVPALTYLLGGWIRGTGTALSIGTLVALVTLQGQLFRPLGALLRIVVRLHASMALFTRVFEYLDTPVEVEEKPGARTLAAPAGHVRFQDVSFSYPGADRPTVEGITLDVPAGSSLAVVGATGSGKTTLGYLLARLYDVDSGAVTVDGVDVRDLTARSLSDAVGVVTQETFLLHASVADNLRFARPGATDDELRRAARIAQIDDVLSALPQGYDTVVGERGYRFSGGEKQRIALARTVLRDPPVLLLDEATSALDTRTERAMAGALAELSSGRTTITIAHRLSTVRGADQIAVLDHGRVVERGSHAELLAAGGRYAELVAADEARAELVQ